A window of Flavobacterium branchiarum genomic DNA:
GCCAATTACTTAAAAGCCATAAGGATAATGACGAAGTAAAAGATCCAATAAGCATTTGAACAACCAATGACCAAACTCCATACCCATTCTTAGCAGCTATTATTCCACATACGCCTCCAGCAATCAATGCAATTACATTACTTTTTGCAATAGATTTAAAATTAATAGCAATTGTTAATTTAGTTCGTTGAACTATTCCAAAAGCATTTAACAATAAACTTAAGCCCAAGACTCTTGTTAAATTAGTTAGTTGAGGTTGCTCAAAAAAAGAAGAAATATAAGGTGCAGAAAAAAATAAAGTCAAATAAAAAAAGGCACTTACAGCAAGATTAAAAACGAATAGAGTAGAAAAATCAATCTCTGATCTATCTTGCCGCTGAATCAAGCCCACTCCTAATCCACTTTCAATAAAAGTCTGTGACAGAGCGATAAAAATTGCCAAAATTCCTATTAATCCAAAATCTTCTGGTAACAGGATTCGAGCAAGTACTATACCCACAACAAATTGCCCAATTTGAATGGAAAATTTATCAATAGCTGACCAAAAAAAACCTTTAATTGCAATTGATTTTAGAGAAGTATCTTGCATCTATAATATTCTTTAAAGTCGTACATCTATAACTTGTCCTGTATAGCTGGACAATAAAGTTTGAATACATTTCAAAGCAACAATTTCAGGTTTTAATAAAGTGTTCTCTGGTTCGTTTCCAAAATTCTTCAACCGCATTAATGTTTGTGTCCTTTCTGGATTCATACAATTTACTTTAATACCTAACGTTTCCCACTCTTGTGAAATTGCTTGTGTAAAATTAACTGTAGCTGCTTTACTAGAAGAATAAATACTATAAAATGCTCTACCTCTAGTATACGAACTTGAAGTAAAGAACAAAAGGTGTCCTTTTGTCCTTTTTAAATAATGTAATGAGGCAAGAGCAACATTCACCATTCCAAAATAATTCGTATTTATTGATTCTACAATGTTTTGATAACTCATAGTCTCCAATGGCTCTTTATGTAATATACCAGCAGTATTGATAATAAAATCTATTTTATGCTCTTTTTGAAATACTTCTTCTAAAGCACTCTTAACAGCCTCCATATTGGAAACATCTACATTATTTTCGCTACGGGAAAAACTATAAACACGAATTCCATTCAACTTCCCTATCTCTACAATACTTTTTCCTATTCCATAAGCACCTCCAAAAACCACCATAACCCTATCTAATAAAGAATCTTTAGATAGCACTATATTTTGAATTTCAACTGAGCGTAATTGAAATAGTTTATCCAGTAAATAAGTATCTTCAGGATAAGTCAACTTCATATTAACCTCTTCCCCATTTACTACATAAATATTTTCATTTGGCAAATACTTCTTAACTACTCCACAATCATCAGTTGCTTTAAAATTTTCATCCTGAAGAGCCAATTCATAAGCTTTTGCAATAACTTCTTGTCTAAACCCTTGAGGAGTTTGTCCCCTACGCATTTTTATCCGTTCTGGAATAGCTGTTATGATATCGTTTTCAACTTCAATAATTGTATCTGAAGAATTAATAGCCACATCTACAGCCTTATAATAACTCAATGCTTTTACAACATCATTGATAATTCTTTGACTTACCAAAGGTCGGGCAGCATCATGAAAAATTAAATTAGCATCTTTTAACTCATGATAAGCATTAACCGCTGCAAGACTAGAATCATATCGCTCTTTACCTCCAATTAAAATTCGTTTAACTTTTTTCCATTCATTTTTAATAACCATATCCTCTACCATAAATAAGTAATGATTATTAATAACAATTGCTATCTCATTAATTGATTCATTTTTTTCGAACGCATCAACAGTATGTTCTAAAACCGTCTTTCCTGCAACTTTAAAAAATTGCTTGGGCATAGATTTCTCCAACCTAATCCCTACTCCTCCTGCTAAAATGACAGCTATATTCATCTATTGTTTTATAAATAAAATTTAAAATTACCTTAATAAATTTATTTGAAAATTTGAGTTTCTAAATAATCCATTATGTTTTGAGATGCGGTTAAATTATTCTTCAGTATTAAATTATTTTGAACAAAATTATTACGTTTATCTTTCATCCAATCATTTCCATTCAATACAACATTTTCTATAAAATCTACTAATTGACTTTTATTTCTAGATTGATAATGTGCGGCTACTGCTTTTAATCCAAAATTACTCCATTCCTTCATAACAAACTCATTTCTAACCATAAAAAGAGATGGTTTACCAGTAATAAGATATTCAGCCATAAATGAACCACAATCGTGAATCAGAGCATCTGACGTTAAAAAAAGATCTACATATTCACCATTTTCAAACTGACGATTTTCTAAGTTTTCCCATTTATTATAATATATATCCGCTTTTTCCTTACCCCAATTTAAATCTTTCTCAAGCTTACCCCTTAATAATGGATGTGGCTTAAATGCAATTTGTAATCTATCCTTATATCTATCAGCCAATTCTAAAAACAAATCATAATATTCTAAAAAATTAGATACTTTATTCAATTCATTCATCGAATGATGTGGAGCCCATATAATCTTTTTAAGTGTAGAATTTTTATTCTTCCAAACATTATTAGGAGATTTAGTAATCATAAGTTGATCGAATCCTGGATAGCCCGTTACAATATTATTCTTCCCCTTGTTTATTTGCTTTTGAATTGCAATTTTTCTATGAATAGGAGTTTCTGAAAAAATTTTCCAAACAAGGTTATGAAAATTTAAATTATAAAAAACATCATAATTAGTTGTCATAATAGCGTAAGGAACATAACAAGTTAATGTTCTTGAAAATTGCTTTACATAGTACCTATAATCCTGTAAGCTTACATATGGATTTGTAAAAAAAATAATATCTGGAGAAAAAGTTTTTTTTACATCTAGATATTCTTTAGTAACATTATTATAAGTTTTAAAAACATTATATCCCTTCTTTTTAAATGTATCAAATGATTTATCCATTTCAAACAGCATATTTTCCATTCCAAAATTTACAGCTGGACAAACAAATATCACAGGTTCAAATCTAGAATGCTGCAACATTAAATTAAATAGTAAATCATATTTCCACACAGTTTCATGAATTAAAAAAAAAGCTACTTTTACTTTTTCTTTCCTCCTAACAATTTCAAGAGCTTTTTTGTGTTTTTCAGGAGCTTTCATGATTAAATACGAATCATATAATGCTCTAGAATTTGTAAAATTATAAATCTTAATAAGTGAAATCCATATACTCTCTGGTACGTACTTCTTAATAATTAATTTTAATTCTGCCATTCTTTTCAAAATTAAGATTAATATTCATTAATAATTTCAATCACAAAACTCACTTCTTCATCCGTCAAAACAGGACTTATTGGCAAACTCAAAACCTCATTATGAATCTTCTCCGTTATAGGAAAAGATAAATTATTCCATTGTGGAAATGCTTTTTGCTTGTGCGGAGGAACAGGATAATGAATCATAGTCTCAATCCCTTTTTCTAACAAATAAGCTTGTAAATCATCTCTATTTTCTGTTCGAACAACAAACAAATGGAACACATGATTTGAATAGTCCTCCCCTTTCGATGAAACAGTAGGTAGTATTATTTT
This region includes:
- a CDS encoding bifunctional cytidylyltransferase/SDR family oxidoreductase, whose product is MNIAVILAGGVGIRLEKSMPKQFFKVAGKTVLEHTVDAFEKNESINEIAIVINNHYLFMVEDMVIKNEWKKVKRILIGGKERYDSSLAAVNAYHELKDANLIFHDAARPLVSQRIINDVVKALSYYKAVDVAINSSDTIIEVENDIITAIPERIKMRRGQTPQGFRQEVIAKAYELALQDENFKATDDCGVVKKYLPNENIYVVNGEEVNMKLTYPEDTYLLDKLFQLRSVEIQNIVLSKDSLLDRVMVVFGGAYGIGKSIVEIGKLNGIRVYSFSRSENNVDVSNMEAVKSALEEVFQKEHKIDFIINTAGILHKEPLETMSYQNIVESINTNYFGMVNVALASLHYLKRTKGHLLFFTSSSYTRGRAFYSIYSSSKAATVNFTQAISQEWETLGIKVNCMNPERTQTLMRLKNFGNEPENTLLKPEIVALKCIQTLLSSYTGQVIDVRL
- a CDS encoding CDP-glycerol glycerophosphotransferase family protein produces the protein MAELKLIIKKYVPESIWISLIKIYNFTNSRALYDSYLIMKAPEKHKKALEIVRRKEKVKVAFFLIHETVWKYDLLFNLMLQHSRFEPVIFVCPAVNFGMENMLFEMDKSFDTFKKKGYNVFKTYNNVTKEYLDVKKTFSPDIIFFTNPYVSLQDYRYYVKQFSRTLTCYVPYAIMTTNYDVFYNLNFHNLVWKIFSETPIHRKIAIQKQINKGKNNIVTGYPGFDQLMITKSPNNVWKNKNSTLKKIIWAPHHSMNELNKVSNFLEYYDLFLELADRYKDRLQIAFKPHPLLRGKLEKDLNWGKEKADIYYNKWENLENRQFENGEYVDLFLTSDALIHDCGSFMAEYLITGKPSLFMVRNEFVMKEWSNFGLKAVAAHYQSRNKSQLVDFIENVVLNGNDWMKDKRNNFVQNNLILKNNLTASQNIMDYLETQIFK